One window from the genome of Erwinia sorbitola encodes:
- the mepA gene encoding penicillin-insensitive murein endopeptidase yields MKKRLMALCALLISTATAQGATPWQTIQHPIGGAPQSIGAFANGCIVGAQPLPLDADGYQVMRTDQRRYFGHPDLIAFITRLSTQTRQLGLGEVLVGDMGMAAGGRFSSGHASHQSGLDVDIWLQLPKQRWTQQMLLKPQPLDLVAPDGKNVVARHWQPEIDSLIKLAAKDNDVTRIFVNPAIKKQLCADAGNDRDWLRKVRPWFQHRAHMHVRLRCPAGSLQCEDQPLPPPGDGCGAELQSWFVPAKPGTKPPVKREPPPLPPACQALLDNHQL; encoded by the coding sequence ATGAAAAAGAGGCTGATGGCGCTGTGCGCGCTGCTGATATCCACTGCGACGGCGCAGGGCGCCACGCCGTGGCAGACCATTCAACATCCGATCGGCGGTGCGCCGCAGTCGATAGGCGCTTTTGCTAACGGATGTATCGTTGGTGCACAGCCGCTGCCGCTCGATGCGGACGGATATCAGGTAATGCGTACCGATCAGCGTCGCTATTTTGGTCATCCGGATCTGATTGCCTTTATCACTCGTCTCAGCACCCAGACCCGTCAGCTCGGGCTGGGTGAAGTGCTGGTGGGGGATATGGGGATGGCGGCAGGGGGGCGCTTCAGCAGCGGCCACGCCAGCCATCAATCCGGGCTGGATGTGGATATCTGGTTACAGCTGCCGAAACAGCGCTGGACTCAGCAGATGTTGCTGAAGCCGCAGCCGCTCGATCTGGTGGCCCCCGACGGTAAAAATGTGGTGGCCCGACACTGGCAGCCGGAAATCGACAGTCTGATCAAACTGGCGGCGAAAGATAACGATGTCACACGTATTTTCGTTAATCCGGCGATTAAAAAGCAGCTCTGTGCTGACGCCGGGAACGATCGTGACTGGTTGCGTAAGGTACGGCCATGGTTCCAGCATCGCGCGCATATGCACGTGCGCCTGCGCTGCCCGGCTGGCAGTCTGCAATGTGAAGATCAGCCGCTGCCACCGCCGGGTGATGGCTGTGGTGCTGAACTGCAAAGCTGGTTTGTGCCAGCGAAACCGGGCACTAAGCCGCCGGTGAAACGCGAACCACCACCGCTGCCACCGGCCTGTCAGGCGCTGCTGGATAACCATCAACTGTAA
- a CDS encoding sulfite exporter TauE/SafE family protein gives MEWISVAPWLLGVLFLVALLAGFIDAIAGGGGLLTVPALLAAGLSPAQALATNKLQSVGGSFSASLYFIRRKAVDLREQKLNIALTFLGSVSGALLVQHVQGDILRQLLPLLVITIGLYFLLMPKIGEEDRQRRLHGLPFALVAGGCVGFYDGFFGPGAGSFYALAFVTLCGYNLAKSTAHAKVLNFTSNLGGLLLFMLGGKVVWLPGLVMLAGQVCGARLGARMVLTKGQSLIRPMIVIVSAVMSAKLLYDSHGAEILGWLHV, from the coding sequence ATGGAATGGATTAGCGTTGCGCCATGGCTGCTTGGCGTGCTGTTTCTGGTGGCCTTGCTGGCAGGTTTTATTGATGCAATTGCAGGCGGCGGCGGTTTGTTAACCGTACCTGCGCTGCTGGCGGCGGGGCTATCCCCGGCGCAGGCGCTGGCGACCAATAAACTGCAATCAGTGGGCGGATCGTTTTCTGCCAGTCTCTATTTTATTCGCCGTAAAGCGGTGGATTTACGCGAACAGAAGTTAAATATCGCGCTGACCTTTTTAGGTTCGGTAAGCGGTGCTCTGCTGGTTCAGCATGTGCAGGGCGATATTCTGCGTCAGCTGTTACCGCTGCTGGTGATTACCATCGGCCTCTATTTTTTGCTGATGCCGAAGATTGGCGAAGAAGATCGCCAGCGTCGCCTGCACGGCCTGCCGTTTGCGCTGGTAGCAGGGGGATGCGTAGGCTTCTATGACGGCTTCTTTGGCCCTGGCGCGGGTTCATTCTATGCGCTGGCTTTCGTCACCCTGTGCGGCTATAACCTGGCGAAATCTACTGCACACGCCAAAGTGCTTAACTTCACCTCTAACCTTGGTGGCCTGCTGCTGTTTATGCTGGGGGGGAAAGTAGTGTGGCTGCCGGGGCTGGTGATGCTGGCCGGGCAGGTATGCGGTGCGCGTCTTGGTGCCCGTATGGTGCTGACCAAAGGGCAGAGCCTGATCCGCCCGATGATCGTGATTGTTTCTGCGGTGATGAGCGCCAAACTGCTGTATGACAGTCATGGCGCTGAGATCCTCGGCTGGCTTCATGTGTAA
- a CDS encoding bifunctional diguanylate cyclase/phosphodiesterase: MQKSTQSDIILDGQTSGLVKQPMILMLLLLALSFLVAIIALFYIANSQNHHEDDHSRLLMAKAIENRQEINNSHITDNADWGEAWKNLHLTTNTRWAWDNQNLGESLYHTFHYEGIFVVSPDGQTRYSVLKGQLHLELIGTWLGKDPVPYLKQQLAESDGKAVSSLVVSEGQVTILSAAWITPGGDSSVVTDDGPRSLMIFADRLTPDKLSKMALEYGIQDAHVLRPQSSTVAGSSNQLELPALDGPVIFTWQSDNPGEALVICILPALVLLMFATLLTAFMLMKNVLRRARMSDESHFLLAQSQQALYSSECRFRDVAETTTDWIWEADENLRFTWISERFPAITGYHISDWIGRPVTEFLLNDSDVSSQLAYLCQSGGRITLPNSRYLSAQQHPRFCNMIVKRVFLPGGKTGFRGTATDVTQEVEALERVRYLSHFDEVTGLPNRVQMKEFLEGKLNSESTGEHQLAIIMIDLDKFKPVNDTYGHSVGDAVLHEVSTRLRACLKDSGLATRHGGDEFIIILPDVKNQEDIEALCREVIREINQPFLIEGCEIYVGASLGIALSPQDARTASDLLRYSDIALYKAKNEGRNQWAFFQRDMDEKIVQRREMEQELREGIRTGQLRMVYQPRYDTRCACITAVEALVRWQHPQHGLLMPDQFIPLAEETGLINALSDWVLYTACSETQRYLPGLAVSVNLSAGEFQDNGLYNRIKDVLEKTGLKSSRLEIEVTENVTLQDPVKTQKTMLQLKALGVKFLIDDFGTGFASLSYLRTFPFDGIKLDKSFIFPIDDSVSARQIVENMIGLGKAYALNVTAEGVETQIQLEQLTLLQCDSLQGYFIGMPVPIESLRDLNTCRI, encoded by the coding sequence ATGCAAAAATCAACTCAATCGGACATTATCCTCGACGGTCAGACCAGTGGGCTGGTAAAACAGCCCATGATACTGATGCTGCTGCTACTTGCTCTCTCTTTCCTTGTGGCCATAATTGCACTGTTCTATATAGCAAATAGTCAAAATCATCATGAGGATGACCACAGCCGTCTGCTTATGGCGAAAGCGATTGAAAATCGTCAGGAGATTAATAACTCTCATATCACCGATAACGCCGACTGGGGTGAAGCCTGGAAAAATCTTCATCTGACGACCAATACCCGCTGGGCCTGGGATAATCAAAACCTGGGTGAGTCGCTCTATCATACCTTTCACTATGAAGGCATCTTTGTTGTCTCACCGGACGGACAAACGCGTTACAGCGTGCTGAAAGGTCAGCTGCACCTCGAGTTAATTGGAACATGGCTGGGTAAAGATCCTGTCCCTTATCTGAAACAGCAGCTTGCTGAATCAGACGGAAAAGCCGTTTCCAGCCTGGTCGTCTCTGAGGGGCAGGTAACCATCCTGAGCGCCGCATGGATCACTCCCGGCGGTGATAGCAGCGTCGTCACGGATGACGGCCCCCGGTCTTTAATGATCTTCGCCGACAGACTTACTCCGGATAAACTCAGTAAGATGGCCCTTGAATACGGCATCCAGGATGCCCATGTTCTCCGGCCACAAAGCTCAACTGTAGCAGGAAGCAGCAACCAGCTTGAGCTCCCTGCGCTTGATGGCCCGGTCATTTTTACATGGCAGAGTGATAATCCCGGCGAGGCGCTGGTGATCTGCATACTTCCGGCACTGGTATTGCTGATGTTTGCCACCCTGTTGACGGCATTTATGCTGATGAAAAACGTCCTGCGCAGGGCGCGCATGAGCGATGAAAGTCATTTTCTGCTGGCACAAAGCCAGCAGGCGCTTTACAGCAGCGAATGCCGTTTCAGAGACGTGGCGGAAACCACCACCGACTGGATATGGGAAGCTGATGAAAATTTGAGGTTTACCTGGATATCGGAACGTTTTCCGGCCATTACTGGCTATCATATTTCAGACTGGATTGGTCGTCCGGTCACCGAATTCTTACTCAACGACAGCGATGTATCATCGCAGCTTGCCTACCTTTGCCAGTCCGGTGGCCGTATCACGCTGCCGAACAGCCGCTATCTCTCGGCACAGCAGCACCCGCGCTTCTGCAATATGATTGTTAAACGCGTCTTTCTTCCCGGCGGGAAAACCGGTTTTCGCGGAACGGCAACCGATGTCACGCAGGAAGTGGAAGCGCTGGAGCGGGTTCGCTATTTGTCGCACTTTGATGAGGTTACCGGTCTGCCGAATCGCGTACAGATGAAAGAGTTCCTTGAGGGAAAATTGAATTCTGAATCTACCGGTGAGCATCAGCTGGCGATTATCATGATTGATCTGGATAAATTTAAGCCGGTCAACGACACCTACGGGCATAGCGTGGGCGATGCGGTGCTGCATGAGGTTTCAACCCGGCTGCGCGCCTGTCTGAAAGACTCTGGTCTGGCGACCCGCCACGGCGGCGACGAATTTATTATTATTCTGCCTGATGTAAAGAACCAGGAAGATATCGAAGCGTTGTGCCGCGAAGTTATCCGCGAGATTAATCAGCCCTTCCTGATTGAAGGATGTGAAATCTATGTCGGCGCCAGCCTCGGTATTGCCCTCTCCCCTCAGGATGCCCGTACCGCCAGCGATCTGCTGCGCTATTCCGATATCGCTCTGTATAAAGCCAAAAATGAAGGGCGCAACCAGTGGGCATTCTTTCAGCGGGATATGGACGAGAAAATTGTCCAGCGTCGGGAAATGGAGCAGGAGCTGCGCGAGGGGATCCGTACCGGCCAGCTGCGCATGGTTTACCAGCCGCGTTACGACACGCGATGTGCCTGTATCACGGCGGTGGAAGCGCTGGTCAGGTGGCAGCACCCTCAGCACGGGCTGCTGATGCCCGATCAGTTTATCCCTCTGGCAGAAGAGACCGGGCTGATCAACGCACTTAGCGACTGGGTTTTATACACCGCCTGTAGCGAAACGCAACGCTATCTGCCGGGTTTAGCGGTCTCGGTTAATCTCTCTGCGGGTGAGTTCCAGGACAACGGCCTGTACAACAGAATTAAGGATGTTCTGGAAAAAACCGGGCTGAAAAGTTCGCGGCTGGAAATAGAGGTGACGGAAAATGTAACGTTGCAGGATCCGGTCAAAACGCAGAAAACCATGCTGCAGCTTAAAGCTCTCGGCGTGAAATTCCTTATTGATGATTTTGGCACCGGGTTCGCCTCCCTGAGCTATCTGCGAACCTTCCCGTTTGACGGTATCAAGCTGGATAAATCTTTTATTTTCCCCATTGATGACTCTGTCAGCGCCCGTCAGATCGTGGAAAATATGATTGGCCTTGGTAAAGCCTATGCGCTGAATGTCACCGCAGAGGGTGTTGAGACGCAAATACAGCTGGAGCAACTCACGCTGTTACAGTGCGACAGCCTGCAAGGCTATTTCATTGGTATGCCGGTCCCTATTGAGAGCCTGCGAGATCTCAATACCTGCCGCATATAA
- a CDS encoding methyl-accepting chemotaxis protein, with protein MNITKRLLLAFSLLIFSLIVTNVISMYSLSNISRDAKYFQENSLPSIILINNEMRKVTDIRSQLYLHGLTEDPAEMTEVKNKSLALYSELLGMHHHYLNDLTSDENDLSQSKKTQADLEKFGEVMTQYFKISESNDRVAIAKAMQNGGLVAGQISQLVDDFKVQVAYNNQLVTEANLKSGHLINNSMTLSAVATLLATLVLGAFAIMTVLNIKRRLNSMTKGIVSISETLDLSQSLTTGRQDEIGLTVSAFNQLVARVAEAMQMVRGASHSVSESADDISKGNDELSARTEQQSAAVVETAASMEELSSTVKQNADNAQLASQLAATAADTALSGGSVVGAAVLRMKDISESSRRIADITSVINGIAFQTNILALNAAVEAARAGDQGRGFAVVAAEVRSLAQRSAQAAKEIETLIASSVKQVEEGVQQVDLAGERMSGIVNSVTQVKVLMQEIAAASDEQNRGIAQIALAMTEMDTTTQHNATLVQASSAAASSLEDQSTKLQKMVDIFRLPGSNNPVATAKVKTPKARLAGAAASSASWESF; from the coding sequence ATGAATATTACCAAGCGTTTACTGCTTGCATTCTCACTACTCATTTTTAGTCTGATAGTTACCAACGTAATTTCTATGTATTCGTTGTCTAATATTAGTCGGGATGCAAAGTACTTTCAGGAAAACTCGTTGCCGAGCATCATTTTAATCAATAATGAAATGAGGAAGGTCACAGACATTCGCTCTCAGCTGTATCTGCATGGTTTAACAGAAGACCCGGCAGAAATGACTGAAGTGAAAAATAAGTCACTGGCGCTTTACAGTGAGCTGCTGGGGATGCATCACCATTATCTTAATGATCTGACCTCTGATGAGAACGATCTTAGTCAGTCTAAAAAGACGCAGGCAGACCTTGAGAAGTTCGGCGAGGTTATGACCCAATATTTTAAAATTTCTGAATCTAATGACCGGGTTGCCATCGCGAAAGCAATGCAAAATGGTGGCCTGGTTGCCGGGCAAATTAGTCAACTGGTAGACGATTTTAAAGTACAGGTGGCCTACAATAACCAGCTGGTAACTGAAGCTAACCTCAAGAGCGGTCATCTGATTAATAATTCGATGACGCTTTCAGCGGTGGCCACGCTGCTGGCAACTTTAGTGCTGGGCGCGTTTGCCATCATGACGGTTCTGAATATAAAACGCCGCCTGAATTCGATGACTAAGGGTATCGTCTCCATCAGTGAAACGCTGGATTTAAGCCAGAGCCTGACTACCGGACGGCAGGATGAGATTGGCCTGACGGTCAGCGCGTTTAATCAGCTGGTTGCGCGTGTGGCGGAAGCGATGCAGATGGTCAGGGGAGCCTCCCATTCCGTCAGTGAATCTGCCGATGATATTTCTAAAGGCAATGATGAGCTCTCTGCCCGTACTGAACAGCAGTCAGCCGCCGTGGTTGAGACGGCTGCCAGTATGGAGGAACTGAGTTCAACGGTGAAACAGAATGCTGACAATGCGCAGCTGGCCAGCCAGCTTGCCGCCACAGCAGCAGACACTGCTTTGTCAGGCGGTAGCGTGGTGGGCGCCGCTGTTTTACGCATGAAAGATATCAGTGAAAGCTCACGGCGTATTGCCGATATCACCTCTGTGATTAACGGCATTGCCTTCCAGACGAATATCCTGGCGCTAAATGCTGCGGTTGAAGCGGCGCGAGCTGGCGATCAGGGGCGTGGGTTTGCTGTTGTCGCGGCCGAAGTGCGCTCGCTGGCTCAACGTAGTGCGCAGGCAGCCAAAGAGATTGAAACGTTGATTGCCTCCTCGGTTAAACAAGTTGAGGAGGGTGTGCAGCAGGTGGATCTGGCCGGTGAGCGGATGAGCGGTATCGTTAATTCTGTCACCCAGGTAAAAGTGTTGATGCAGGAGATTGCTGCGGCCTCTGATGAACAGAACCGCGGAATAGCGCAAATTGCGTTAGCCATGACAGAAATGGATACCACCACTCAGCACAATGCAACCCTGGTTCAGGCCTCCTCTGCGGCCGCCAGCAGTCTTGAAGATCAGTCCACGAAATTACAAAAAATGGTCGATATTTTCCGTCTTCCAGGGAGTAATAACCCAGTAGCTACAGCAAAAGTGAAAACTCCTAAAGCCCGGCTTGCAGGCGCTGCCGCTTCATCGGCAAGTTGGGAATCTTTCTGA
- a CDS encoding elongation factor P hydroxylase, which yields MSQQHRYQDLIDIFDRCFMDDFQTRLIKGDDEPIYLPADDSSPWNRVVFAHGFYASGMHEISHWCIAGAERRKLVDFGYWYCPDGRDAETQSQFESVEIKPQALEWLLSVAAGFPFNVSCDNLEGDCEPDRIAFQRKVHAQVMEYLEKGIPARPARLITELRSFYSTPPLTAAQFPWPEDLC from the coding sequence ATGAGCCAGCAACACCGCTATCAAGACCTGATCGATATCTTCGATCGCTGCTTTATGGATGATTTTCAGACACGCCTGATTAAAGGTGATGACGAACCGATCTATCTTCCTGCTGACGACTCGTCTCCATGGAACCGCGTGGTGTTTGCCCACGGTTTTTATGCCAGCGGAATGCATGAGATTTCCCACTGGTGTATTGCCGGTGCCGAGCGCCGTAAGCTGGTGGATTTTGGCTACTGGTACTGCCCGGACGGGCGCGATGCCGAGACACAGAGCCAGTTTGAATCTGTAGAGATCAAACCGCAGGCGCTGGAATGGTTGTTAAGTGTTGCGGCAGGCTTTCCGTTCAATGTAAGTTGTGACAATCTTGAAGGAGATTGTGAACCGGATCGCATTGCGTTTCAGCGTAAGGTGCATGCTCAGGTGATGGAGTATCTGGAGAAGGGCATTCCTGCCCGTCCGGCCCGGCTGATTACTGAACTTCGCTCGTTTTACTCAACTCCACCGCTGACGGCGGCACAGTTTCCCTGGCCGGAAGATCTGTGCTGA
- a CDS encoding YfcL family protein, whose amino-acid sequence MIDEFEARILGLIDDMVEHASDDELFAGGYLRGHLTLAVAEIEQAGEHTPEALQIQVQKSLDKAIKAGELSPRDQVLVMGMWDKLFQQAR is encoded by the coding sequence ATGATCGATGAATTTGAGGCGCGTATTCTGGGCCTGATTGATGACATGGTAGAACATGCCAGCGACGACGAGCTGTTTGCTGGTGGCTACCTGCGTGGTCATCTGACGCTGGCAGTGGCTGAAATTGAACAGGCTGGTGAGCACACCCCGGAAGCGTTGCAAATTCAGGTGCAAAAAAGCCTGGATAAAGCGATCAAGGCGGGTGAGCTTTCTCCGCGCGACCAGGTGCTGGTGATGGGCATGTGGGACAAGCTGTTCCAGCAAGCCCGGTAA
- the mnmC gene encoding bifunctional tRNA (5-methylaminomethyl-2-thiouridine)(34)-methyltransferase MnmD/FAD-dependent 5-carboxymethylaminomethyl-2-thiouridine(34) oxidoreductase MnmC translates to MKTAPIEYAELCWNDQGTPVSREFDDVYFSNQNGLKETGYVFLDGNHLPARFATHPRDLFIVGETGFGTGLNFLTLWQAFDAFTTSQPASTLQRLHFISCEKFPLTISDLESAHASWPQLAAYASQLRAQWPLALPGCHRLLLDGGRITLDLWFGDINQLIHTFDDTLNQQVDAWFLDGFAPAKNPDMWTAELFDCMARLARPGATLATFTAAGFVRRGLQQAGFEISKRKGFGEKREMLTGSLPSAVSRPAQAPWYARPAAEGDDIAVAGGGIASALLALALLRRGKKVTLYCADARPAQGASGNRQGAVYPLLNHHDPALAQFFPAAFTFARRVYDRLTLPFEHDWCGVTQLAWDEKSADKISKMLEMGLPPALAAAVNTEEAEKLCGVTTGCGGITYPLGGWLSPAELTAGLWQLAEQQGAILHWQQEIVQLTPEQESGWRLSFRTQPDCQHRNVVLATGHRLTDFIQSEKLPVYAVGGQVSHVPTTPALSALKQVLCYDGYLTPVSPQFLQHCIGASYHRGDTSTEYRADDQQENRERLIRCLPAAGWPEEIDVSDGKARCGVRAATRDHLPMMGALPDYAATLQQYEHLAQQQQADPAPVYTGIFVLGALGSRGLCSGPLAAEVLAAQLCGEPIPLDSHTLAATSPNRFWVRKLLKGKALK, encoded by the coding sequence GTGAAAACCGCCCCAATAGAGTACGCAGAGCTATGCTGGAACGATCAGGGTACACCTGTATCCCGAGAATTCGATGACGTCTATTTCTCAAACCAGAATGGTCTTAAAGAGACAGGTTACGTGTTTCTTGACGGCAATCATCTGCCCGCACGCTTCGCAACGCATCCGCGCGATCTGTTTATCGTTGGCGAAACCGGATTCGGAACCGGACTGAATTTTCTGACTCTCTGGCAGGCCTTTGACGCCTTTACCACCAGCCAGCCAGCATCAACTCTACAGCGTTTACATTTTATCAGCTGTGAGAAATTTCCGTTAACGATCAGCGACCTCGAGTCTGCCCATGCCAGCTGGCCACAGCTGGCCGCTTATGCCAGTCAGCTGCGCGCGCAGTGGCCGCTGGCGCTACCGGGCTGCCACCGCCTGCTGCTGGATGGCGGTCGGATCACGCTCGATCTGTGGTTCGGCGATATTAACCAGCTTATTCATACTTTTGATGACACCCTGAATCAGCAGGTCGACGCCTGGTTCCTTGACGGCTTTGCCCCGGCAAAAAACCCGGATATGTGGACAGCAGAACTGTTTGATTGCATGGCGCGTCTGGCGCGTCCTGGCGCAACGCTGGCAACCTTCACGGCGGCAGGTTTTGTGCGTCGAGGCCTGCAACAGGCGGGATTTGAGATCAGCAAACGCAAAGGCTTTGGTGAAAAACGCGAGATGCTCACAGGCTCTCTGCCCAGCGCCGTTTCCCGACCGGCGCAGGCTCCATGGTATGCACGTCCTGCCGCTGAAGGTGACGACATTGCCGTGGCTGGCGGTGGCATTGCCAGTGCGCTGCTGGCGCTGGCGCTGCTGCGGCGCGGTAAAAAAGTGACGCTTTACTGTGCCGATGCTCGCCCGGCGCAGGGCGCTTCAGGCAATCGTCAGGGCGCAGTTTATCCGCTGCTCAACCATCACGATCCTGCTTTAGCACAGTTTTTCCCTGCCGCCTTCACCTTTGCCCGGCGCGTTTACGATCGGCTTACCCTGCCCTTTGAGCACGACTGGTGCGGCGTAACGCAGCTGGCATGGGATGAAAAAAGTGCCGATAAGATCAGTAAAATGCTGGAAATGGGGCTGCCCCCCGCGCTGGCAGCTGCGGTTAACACCGAAGAGGCTGAAAAGCTGTGCGGTGTGACAACCGGATGCGGAGGAATTACCTATCCGCTCGGCGGCTGGCTCTCCCCTGCTGAACTGACCGCCGGGCTGTGGCAGCTGGCGGAACAACAGGGAGCGATCCTCCACTGGCAGCAGGAGATTGTGCAGCTAACGCCTGAACAGGAGTCTGGCTGGCGGCTAAGTTTCCGCACTCAGCCTGACTGTCAGCACCGCAATGTGGTGCTGGCAACCGGCCATCGTCTTACGGACTTTATCCAGAGTGAAAAACTGCCGGTCTACGCGGTAGGCGGCCAGGTGAGCCACGTTCCTACCACGCCAGCGCTCTCGGCGCTAAAACAGGTGTTGTGTTACGACGGCTATCTGACCCCGGTCAGCCCGCAGTTCCTTCAGCACTGCATTGGTGCCAGCTATCATCGCGGCGATACCTCGACTGAGTATCGCGCTGACGATCAGCAGGAGAACCGTGAGCGCCTGATCCGCTGCCTGCCCGCCGCCGGGTGGCCAGAAGAGATTGACGTCAGCGATGGCAAAGCCCGCTGCGGCGTACGTGCTGCCACACGCGATCACCTGCCGATGATGGGTGCACTGCCGGATTACGCCGCCACCCTGCAACAATATGAACACCTGGCGCAGCAGCAGCAGGCCGACCCTGCCCCGGTTTATACCGGCATCTTTGTTCTTGGAGCGCTGGGATCGCGCGGTCTGTGCAGCGGCCCGCTGGCGGCTGAAGTGCTGGCCGCACAGCTTTGTGGTGAACCGATTCCGCTCGACAGCCATACGCTGGCAGCCACCAGCCCGAACCGATTTTGGGTGCGAAAGCTGCTGAAAGGGAAAGCGTTAAAATGA
- the fabB gene encoding beta-ketoacyl-ACP synthase I, protein MKRAVITGLGIVSSIGNNQEEVLASLREGRSGITFSQELKDSGMRSHVWGNVKLTKDEISARIDRKMLRFMSDASIYAFLSMQDAVKDSGLTDEQYQNNPRVGLVAGSGGGSPFNQAASVDGMRAKGLRGVGPYMVTKAMASGVSACLATPFKIHGVNYSISSACATSAHCIGNAVEQIQLGKQDIVFAGGGEELCWEMSCEFDAMGALSTKYNETPEKASRTYDTSRDGFVIAGGGGMIVVEELEHALARGAHIYAEIVGYGATSDGADMVAPSGEGAMRCMRMAMEGVDTPIDYLNTHGTSTPVGDVKELGAIRAVFPDKTPAMSATKAMTGHSLGAAGVQEAIYSLLMLEHGFVAPSINIDELDPAAEGLDIITKPTERKLTTVMSNSFGFGGTNATLVMRKLA, encoded by the coding sequence ATGAAACGTGCTGTGATTACTGGCCTAGGGATCGTTTCCAGTATTGGTAATAACCAAGAGGAAGTTCTGGCATCATTACGTGAAGGCCGCTCTGGCATTACCTTCTCGCAGGAACTCAAAGATTCCGGTATGCGTAGTCACGTCTGGGGTAACGTTAAGTTAACGAAGGACGAAATTTCAGCCCGTATCGATCGCAAAATGCTGCGTTTTATGAGCGATGCGTCAATTTACGCTTTCCTCTCCATGCAGGATGCGGTGAAAGATTCCGGCCTGACCGATGAGCAGTACCAGAACAACCCACGCGTGGGCCTGGTTGCTGGTTCCGGCGGCGGTTCTCCTTTCAACCAGGCAGCCAGCGTTGACGGTATGCGTGCTAAAGGCCTGCGCGGCGTTGGCCCGTATATGGTGACCAAAGCGATGGCATCCGGCGTTTCTGCCTGCCTGGCTACCCCGTTTAAAATTCACGGCGTGAACTACTCCATCAGCTCTGCCTGCGCCACCTCTGCACACTGCATCGGTAACGCGGTAGAGCAGATTCAGCTGGGCAAACAGGACATCGTATTTGCTGGCGGCGGCGAAGAGCTGTGCTGGGAAATGTCCTGTGAGTTTGACGCGATGGGCGCACTCTCCACCAAGTACAATGAGACTCCGGAAAAAGCTTCCCGTACCTATGACACCAGCCGTGACGGCTTCGTCATTGCAGGCGGTGGCGGTATGATCGTGGTTGAAGAGCTGGAGCATGCTCTGGCGCGTGGTGCACATATCTATGCTGAGATTGTTGGCTACGGCGCAACTTCCGATGGTGCTGATATGGTGGCTCCATCAGGTGAAGGCGCAATGCGCTGCATGCGTATGGCAATGGAAGGTGTTGATACCCCAATCGACTACCTGAATACCCATGGAACCTCAACGCCGGTTGGCGATGTGAAAGAACTGGGCGCTATCCGCGCAGTTTTCCCGGACAAAACTCCGGCGATGTCTGCGACCAAAGCGATGACCGGACACTCACTGGGTGCCGCAGGCGTTCAGGAAGCAATCTACTCGCTGCTGATGCTGGAACACGGCTTTGTGGCACCAAGCATCAATATCGACGAACTGGATCCGGCAGCAGAAGGCCTGGATATCATCACCAAGCCTACCGAGCGTAAGCTGACTACTGTGATGTCTAACAGCTTCGGCTTTGGTGGCACCAACGCCACCCTGGTGATGCGCAAACTGGCATAA
- a CDS encoding MmcQ/YjbR family DNA-binding protein produces the protein MNGQQIQKLTMQIALALPEAELDYPFGPEAEVFKVRGKMFALMSQVRGERIVNLKCRPEDGELHRAIYDSIHAGWHMNKRHWISIYGGEQISEGLIKQLVEESYDRVVAGLPKRLRPLALR, from the coding sequence ATGAACGGACAACAGATACAAAAACTCACCATGCAGATAGCACTGGCGTTACCCGAAGCAGAGCTTGACTACCCTTTCGGCCCGGAGGCGGAGGTATTTAAGGTGCGTGGCAAAATGTTTGCGCTAATGTCACAGGTGCGCGGTGAACGCATCGTGAATCTGAAATGCCGGCCCGAAGATGGCGAACTGCATCGGGCGATCTACGACTCTATTCATGCGGGCTGGCATATGAATAAACGCCACTGGATTTCGATCTATGGGGGCGAACAGATAAGTGAAGGATTGATTAAGCAGCTGGTGGAAGAGTCTTACGATCGGGTGGTAGCTGGATTACCGAAACGGCTGCGCCCTTTAGCGCTGAGATAA
- a CDS encoding YceK/YidQ family lipoprotein has protein sequence MLRKTCLTLALLMLCGCATITSHTLGKNPKNSFYAGTQLDYNMLHDCFWCWLDLPVSIVGDTLMLPYDTWHYYHTPAETTKSPKPSPPVK, from the coding sequence ATGTTAAGGAAAACCTGCCTTACACTTGCCTTACTGATGCTCTGCGGCTGTGCCACCATCACCAGTCATACCCTCGGTAAAAACCCTAAAAACTCGTTCTATGCAGGAACCCAGCTCGACTACAACATGCTGCATGACTGCTTCTGGTGCTGGCTCGATCTGCCCGTTTCCATCGTGGGTGATACGCTGATGCTGCCCTATGATACCTGGCACTATTACCATACGCCCGCAGAAACAACGAAATCGCCAAAGCCATCGCCGCCGGTGAAATAA